Genomic segment of Sulfitobacter faviae:
GCATATGATCATGGCCACCGGCATGGAGGTGCAGCTTCGCGTGCTGATCCCGGCGGTTGAGAACTCCGTATCCGGCAATGCCTTCCGCCCCGGCGACATCCTGACTTCGCGCAAGGGGCTGACGGTTGAAATCAACAACACCGATGCCGAAGGGCGTCTGGTGCTGGCCGATGCGCTGGCGCTGGCGGATGAGGACAAGCCCGATCAGATCATCTCGATGGCGACGCTGACCGGGGCCGCCCGCGTGGCCGTGGGGCCGGACCTTGCGCCCTATTACAGTGACGACGCCGCCTTCGTCTCGGCTTTGGAAAGCGCCGCTGCCGGGTCTGCCGATCCGGTCTGGCGGATGCCATTCCATGATGCCTACGAGGCGCTGATCGAACCCGGCATCGCCGACCTCGACAACGCGCCCAAGGGCGGTTTTGCCGGGTCGATTACCGCCGCGCTCTTCCTGCGCCGCTTTGTGACCGACAGCAAATACGCGCATTTCGACATCTACGGCTGGCAACCTGCCGACGCCCCCGCCCGCCCGAAAGGCGGCACCGGCCAAGGCACCCGCGCGATCTATGCCGCCCTGCCTGCCTTGCTGAAATCATGAGCGACCCGCGTCTCACCCCAGACCCGGCGCTGGCGACCCAGAACCGCCCCGCGCAGGTGGCGGCGCCGGTGGCCGACCTCTGCCGACGCCCCGACGGGCCGCGCGACCGGCAGCTGCTGTTCGGCGAGCAGGTGACCGTGCTGCATGAGGCGTCGGGCTGGACCTATGTGAAGGCCGAGAAGGATGGCTATTGCGGGCATGTTCTGCAAAGCACCCTTGGCACCCCGCGCAGCGCCACCCACCGCGTCTGCGTGCCTGCCACCCATGCCTATCGCGACGCCGATCTGAAATCGCCGGACCTGCTGAGCCTCAGCTACGGTGCGCGCGTCACGGTCACGGCAGAGGCCAAAGATTTCGCCGAAACCCCGCAGGGGCACATTCCGCTGGGCCACCTTGCACCCGTCGAGAGCCGAGAGGCCGACCCCGCGCAGATCGCCGCGCTGTTCCTTGGCACGCCCTATCTCTGGGGCGGCAACAGCCGTTGGGGGATCGATTGTTCGGGCCTCGTCCAAGCGGCGCTGCTGGCCTGCGGCATCCCCTGCCCCGGTGACAGCGACCAGCAAGAGAAGACGGTGGGCGCCCCCGTCAGCGGCGCCTATCAGCGCAATGATCTGTTGTTCTGGAAAGGCCATGTCGCGCTGGTGGTGGATGGCGAGACGATGATCCACGCCAATGCCCACGCCATGGCCGTGAGCTATGAAAACATCGCCGAGGCCATCGCCCGGATCGAAGCGGGCGGTGACGGCCCGGTGACGGCCCATCGCCGCCCCGGCGTTTAATCTACTGCGCGGATCAGCTTGCGCTCCAACACGCGCAGCACGGCCTTCAGGTCATGGCCCCGGCGCAGCACCTGCCCGCCGGTGCCCACCACCGCATACATCCCCTGCCGGTTGCGCAGCTTGGGACGCTTTTCGATCCGGTAAAGCGGTATCTCAGCCGTGCGGCGAAAGACCGAAAAGACGGCCACGTCCTTAAGGTGCGAAATCCCGTAGTCACGCCACTCCCCCGCCGCGACCATACGCCCGTAGAGCGATAAGATCAGCGACAGTTCGGTGCGGTGAAAGGCGACCTGTTCGACAGGGCGCTCGAAAGCCGTGATCGGCGATGGGGGCTCTATGCTCATGGCTTTACAGTTGACCCTGACGGGGGCCAAATCAAGCCCTGACATGGCCGAAAGCGCGGCTCAAAATTTCTTGAAAGCGTTACAGAATTGTGCAACCAATCTTGAAAATGAAACACAAAGGCATGACGGAATGACCCCAGACGCCCGCGCCCGC
This window contains:
- a CDS encoding C40 family peptidase codes for the protein MSDPRLTPDPALATQNRPAQVAAPVADLCRRPDGPRDRQLLFGEQVTVLHEASGWTYVKAEKDGYCGHVLQSTLGTPRSATHRVCVPATHAYRDADLKSPDLLSLSYGARVTVTAEAKDFAETPQGHIPLGHLAPVESREADPAQIAALFLGTPYLWGGNSRWGIDCSGLVQAALLACGIPCPGDSDQQEKTVGAPVSGAYQRNDLLFWKGHVALVVDGETMIHANAHAMAVSYENIAEAIARIEAGGDGPVTAHRRPGV
- a CDS encoding DUF2794 domain-containing protein gives rise to the protein MSIEPPSPITAFERPVEQVAFHRTELSLILSLYGRMVAAGEWRDYGISHLKDVAVFSVFRRTAEIPLYRIEKRPKLRNRQGMYAVVGTGGQVLRRGHDLKAVLRVLERKLIRAVD